DNA from Lemur catta isolate mLemCat1 chromosome 7, mLemCat1.pri, whole genome shotgun sequence:
CAGCCTTTGTGTGCCTTGATTTCATAGttaagaataaatgaatagatgtaAAATGCTTACAACAGTGACTAGCACTATGGTAAGCAGAGTTAATTATTGGCTGTTAAAAACATTGCTATACTGTTGCCCAAAattgataaaatacaaaaactaaaaagttaaatACGCTAATTGATTATGGGACAGTTCTTGTGAAAGTTTCAGCGAGAAAGAAGGAATCATTTGGCCTTAAGAGCCCTTTCTGTTATGCATTAGCTGTACTTCCTAACTGGCCCGTGTGTCTCACAGCTGACTTaaccatattattaatatacaaGCATATAATAGAAAGCATCGATGTAGACAGGCAGTAGTATTGTCATGGTTTTAGAGAATGCTGAACTTTCTATATTGTTCAGCTCAATTAGTTCTGACTTTTACATGTCATTGTTATAAATGAGTCTGGGCTTAATATTTAAACATAGGAGACAGAGAAACTAatgataaatttctgtttcagTATCACTAAAGTGATGGGAAGCCAAGGTATGAATGGGAAAAAGTGGTAAACCTAAATGAACTAGAGACAGGCTctctttgaaagaagaaaagcctATTAAATATGGCCTAGATCTGTATTTCTCAACCACCTGCACCAGAATCACATGGAGTGGTGCTAAAATTGTGGATTCCTCAGTCCAATCCCAGACATACTGGATCAGACTGTCTGGTGGTTGCTCAAAGAAGCTTCTTTAACTAGCTCTCCAGGTGTTTTATATGGATTCTAAAGCTTAACTACTTGCTGAGTATACAACATGGACCAGTGGCTGAGAAATCTCAGGATGCTTTTCAACATGTTTTCAGAGAATTAAAACAAGAACACTAATTGAATGCTTCAGTAGCAGCTGAGGCTCTCTGTCTGCATGATACTCTCGTTTCGTAATTGCGGGGGCTATCTTCTATGGACTAGCACTCTTCTATGGGGAGAGAGACTCTGCAGTTAttaacgggggggggggggtggggagggttagGGGGAATGCCATTGTGTCTAATCACATAGCTTTCTCACAGAATGTCAAATGCAGGGGGAACTCCTACagtctttttgtttcattctccCTTCTGAGCATCTTATACAATAGCATctcactttaaaagaaaagaacaagaggaTTCTGAGTAACAAAAAATAGATGGTGAAAAGTCCACATAACTCAGGATAACCCTGCAGGGCTCCAATTGAAAACTTCTTTTGCTTGGCATTTTGACGTTAATTATGTGATTTCCAAGACAGATGAGAatcacacagagagaaagaggaagaggaaggttCATAGGTAGTTCATAGACAAAACAAGAAGTGACagcagaaagaagggaaggataggaactttttaaaaaggcacaaaaacataaaaaggacaTTGGTGTTAAACCATTGgtataaaagcaaattttttatCTCAGTGTGTCCCTGGGAGTATCACTACATTATGGTACAGGAATCCATACATATAAATGACGAAACTCTAAGTATATTGACAGTAAACTTTGTGGTTTGAAAtatattctggaaatattttaattaaaacatctaaaataaaaattaaacctcaCACTTTTCAAGAGGTACACTTTCAACTAAGTAGAAAACAAGGCCAACAAAAATGCCTTATTTCTGGTGTTTCCAGATGCCAAACGTTTTACTGTAAAGGGGAGTccatattactttaaaatgtgcCTTTTCCTATAGAACCACAAATGACTAAAATCTCAAACACCACCAATGTATCTGTCACCAATTTCTCAAtgacaaagacattttaaaagggaGGTGCCATATTCTCATCAGTATGAAGGAAATTTGGTGACGCAATAGTTGGCATGGAAAGCAGAGTCCCAAAAAGTTTAAGTAGAAGACCCAGTGGAAATGTCATCAGTGTCTTTTCTTTAACCCATCGAAGCAGCTTCCAGGGGACCAAGAATCTAGGTCTGGGAGTGTTTACTGAAGCAGATGTTGTATCTTTGCTGAAGTCTGGAGTGTGGTTTGCAGGCATATAAAAGACGGCTGGCTCACCAGGCTTGTCTGGGCTAAACAGCCAACTTGCCCTATTTGCTGGCAATAAGGGGTAGGCCGCTAatactataaaatgaagaatgaTCTGTAATTGATGACTCTTAGTGGGAAAACAAATATTCAACGGCTGAATATTGAGGGTCTATTTCCCTCCCAAAGTCCTGGTTGATACTGAAGCACTTCTTTTGAGAACTCTGGCACAGGAATAAGCTTTGGATCCTGCTGGGCAGCTGGGTTACTTGCAGCACCTGGTTCAGATCTATAGCAACTTGTTGCACTGAAATGCTTTATCTGGGTTTGCTACAAGCCAGCTTACCACAGGTGACCTAGCCTAGAGGATGATTCTTTTCTGGTCATTTCACTCTGAAAACAGGCTGTCCAAGATGCTCtgtgggaatttttaaaaacatggatttTATTCAGAATCCCCTTCTGGAGGACCCCAAGAACTGAAGCCAACTCAGTGTCCTGGGAACATGGGAGCTGCTAGAGTCCTTAGGGCAGCCCCAGGTGTAGCAAGTCTGCCTAGACATTCCAGGACAGACCAAGAGGCCTTTGCAGCTCTAAGGAGAACAGTGTGTGATCCGGGAGAAGTGTGGCCAGGCAGCATACGGTGGCAAAGAGACAAAAACAGGAGACTTAAGTTTAACCCCATTCCTCAAATAACGTACATACCGCCTGGTATAACCGGTGTGCCACACAAACATTTGTCTTTTGGTCCCAATATCCCAAATCAATTACCCCCacctatttcattttaattcatgttaggtgaaaaaggaaacacatacacaaagaAGTCTGTTTTAACCTGAAATAATTCTGTTGATATTTGAATTGCTTTCAACGGGACATTTGCTTTAAACCACAAGATAGCTCCATCTCCAGGTACAAaatcccttccccccccccccgcccccaccccccaccccccacaaccaaccaaagaaacaaacaaaacccaaaacccacAACTCAGCTTGAAGTAAGTTTGGAAGAAATGAGActctaaatatttacatatggggcaagaaataatcacaaaactatttacaaaaataCACAAGCTTATATGCATTAACAATTTACACCAgttcacaaaaaatattaaaacataaaaaaacactatataaattaaagttaaaaactcAAAAGTATGATCTAAGACTTCCTAGGATGCTTCTCTCATGCAGGTCATGGTTGAAAAATCAGGTTTTGCTATCTCAGAATCTAAACTGTAAAACaaccatttttattctttgaacatTAACAGTACTAATCAGATAAGGAAAAAAGACCCTCTGTGCACACTGACAATATCTTGCACACATTAAAATACACCATTCCTGACATTTCTGTAACACAGTACTGAAAATTCATGCCTCTGTTTCAAAGTAACTTTCTGACATACTTTTGCTTTCCTTATTATTTCCTTATACACACTGCTCGGGCAATACTTTGCCAACAGACTGGATGAGTGACTGACAGTGCTGGAAACACAGAAATGGACTATGCCGGCTGCGTCTTTAACTAAAGGGgtgaatttcaaatttatattgtACGCATCCATTACTGCTCCAAATGTCATAACCTGCTCTTCTGTCCCCACTCACATTAATGGTTCCTCCTCATTACAGAATTAGTGGTAGAATTTTTCAACCTGaccctaaatttttaaaactgctttgcCATCATAAGACATGTGCAGGTCCTACCCTTAGGGACTACCCCAGGGACTTACATGTTTGAAAGGAAATTGAATACGGTAAGCAATAAGGCTCAGATGAagtttattaatagaaaatggcATCCCTAGGGTTGTCAGCAAAGTTTCTAGCCAGATATCCAGGGAAGATTTATTTCAATCAAACCAAACTGTGCAATCGGAATTTTGCCAAAAAGATAAAGTCTGGAGGCATGGTTATGAAAATATCAATAGAATTATGGATTTAATGCATAAGGCAGTTCCATTTCCTTGATCATAATGCTccacatcaaaattttaaagtcattaacATGCAATTGCCCTATTTCTGACATCACACACCAGGCCAACGATGCCGAGGGGACCTGCTCACAGTGATCTGCCATCCAGTTTCTACCCTACAGTTTTAGAAAGGGAAAGATTCGGGCACAGTCTTTCAAATAACTGAGTCCAAAGTTAAGGCTGTTGCTACATACATTAAATGAGACAACTCTAGATTTTATCCAAAGTgtgtttcacacttaaaccagtAATTTGAATCATCAttctatattcaaaatattcaccTGATATTTCTAAACCCATAGGacattattaataaagaaattgcTCGGAGGAATTAACctagtatttataaaatagactttagttTCAGGAATAAATGATGTGTGTGACAACAAATCCACAAATACCAAAAACTGGACCAGACTCCTGCCACTTCCTTCGGGCTCTCAATTACTATAGCCATGAGTATTTGATGGTCACACCAGCCCCTCTCCTAACCTCCACGCTGCTGGTGAGAACTTACAGGGCTGGTGTGGTATCCAACGGCCAATGGATTTCCCACTTGACAAAAAGACAATTAAGGTAAAGTAAGTGCTGCATATCCACCAAAAATCAAACTCCTGTTGTAGCACCCAGCGTGTTTTTGTGCCAAATGAAAGTATCCTATCAGGTTTCTTAACATTTTGACTACACACCAATTGGTTCTGCACTTTTCACGCAGGGATCTAAACTTCCACAGACTTTTTCACATCAGATTTCTACTATGGTCTTTACTGCATCACTCTGATCAATTCtggggaaacaaaagaaaaccttagagtattttcacatataaatgtggtgttcttaaaacattttatttctttttctagatataaaccctTAAAATGCAatcacttgattttttaaaataaaaaaactggcATGAATCCTAATCTTTGTACAATTTCACAGCAATAATAGCAGCATGATTTTAGCCTCTTAAAAGATTTCCTCCTTTGTTCTAAATAAAAGTTAATTCCAAGTTCTCAAAAGCCAGAGCAGCAACCATTCACTAAATGGAATGAAATTCTCTTAGTGTCTTCTACAAACTGAGCATTTAAAATGCGTGAATGTATAAAACTTGAGCATTAAGAGTTATGGAACGAAAGACAATCTAAACTTGTTTTGTAAACAGAGGACTGCCTTGCTAGTCTGACGTACCTGTGGTGGGGTGGACGGAGAAAACAGAATGGAGTTTGGCTAGAGAGTTCTTACTCTAATAAGGAATGCAACTTTGAAAAGTCCTGGGTATTAAACATGTTAAACATGTCTACAGAGTTATAAAGAGCTATACCTGAAATGCTGGTGCAGACGGCAACTACAGTAACTCTGTGACCACGCAAGCACAGAGTAAACAAACAGTACGGAATGCCTCAGGACGGAAACCAGAACTGCCCAGaactccatctgtgaaatggggctgcGTACCAAGTGGTTATGGCAGGAACTTACAGTTTCCTAACAGATAATGCACAGATACTTAAAAATTCCCAGGGAACCTTTTACTCTGgtttagaaacagaaattaaCATGTAAGTTTATATTCATGATAAATTATGTGTGTATCCAGTCAAACCatgctttttctttataaatgaaaaaagctgCTAATTTAGGAAAACAAATACTATGACATGTTTTACTAGAATTACAATTTACCAAATATTATCAGGGGTAAGAAAATCTGAAAGCAGGCAACACATTAAAAGCATTGATATAATTTTCTGGTGCTAACAAAGTTCACTGACAATAAGTACTTTTTTCCACCTAAAAAATTTCCTTaaactctaatttaaaaaaatctcttctgcAGTGATATGAGCCTGTTCATTGAACAGTGAGGAACAAGtacgaaaaataaaaatgtgaagagaACTCAGGTTCAGCCTGAGTCTAAATGGTCTGACATTTTAAGACTCTTGATTAATGTGTAATTTAAAGTCTTAATTTCTTATCTTTAATTATAAGGTTGCTAATTGACTGACTTATCTGAAGGATCAGGGAAGTTTTTTCCACTCTAACTGGACACAAGACCCTTCTCAGATAGGAAGAATGAAGTGAGAAAGGGGCGTCCATCCGGGCAAGTTGTGCAGCTACCAAAGCAGTAGGAACACAACAGTAAATGCAAAAGCCTACTGGGAAATACACGTAAACTGCTCTGAACTATGTAGCAAATACTAAGAAGAAAGGACAAAGTTAAATTCAAATTCAGTTAAAGGCAGTCCTCAGGCTCTTATAAATTAGCCCTACATGGCAAGTATGGTCTGTGACAAATTTCTTTACTAGGTTTTCAACACAGTGCTTTACAATCATTTAGATCATTTTTAGAGACAAAAATGACACAGTCTATAGATGGAATAGGTGGTAATgaagcagggaaggggaagaaaatgatttgtttacttttattattttttaaatgtggtcaGGGGTtttatagctttttcttttttaatctttttggttattgaaaaaaaatagaacagtcCACTGTCCAGCAGAGGCTGCTTCAACTCTATTGCTCCCAGGGCTCATTCTGCATGGATCTGTGTTTCAGGATGCTGCAAGGACAACTCTGTGGGCAAGAAAGCCCCCTGACCCAAAGCTGTAGCGTATGTCCTACTCTGTGGATGGGGAAAGCCAGGAGACACAAACGTCCCCATGTCTCCCCCTCCGAAGCCTCCTCGCTGGTGCTGAGGCAGGGAGTGGTAATCTTCCAGGTTATCATACTGGGACACAACAGTCATATTGCTCTGGCGCTTGCCGTGTGGTTGGTATTGGTACAGCATACTGGGGTCCCTCTCCACGTTCTGGGTATGATGGAGTTTTAGGCTATGACTTCTCTCGGGCTTAGGAGGTGGGACCATTGACTGAGTGAGGTGTTCTTCCTCCCTGTAGCAGTCTCTGGAGTGCTTCTCTGGGGCAGGAGGCTGCCTAGCCCAAGGCCGCTCCAGCTCTCTGGAGAGCCTCACCTCTTTGTGGTTCAGTCTTAAAGATTCTTGCCCTGATGTAGCATATTTTGCTCCAGAGTTATGGTAGCTGACTGGCTCAGAAGTGTCTGGAATCCCTTTGGGCCCATAATCTAACTGGCCAGTTCCCTGGGGGTAAGGTGGCCCATTTTTTGACTCACAAAATTGCCTATGGCTTGCTTCCTGGTGTGCCCTGTGCTCAGGGAGACTACAGCCCATGTCATGAAGCTTCCTGTTCCTGAGGCTGCTCTGCTTCTGAGGGAGGGAGGGTTTCTCTGGCTGTGTATTGCCGTACCCTCCGTGGTGGTGGGCTCTGTCTAACTCTGGCTCTGGGTGCTTCCTGTAGAAGCGGTCATCTCCCTCAGGACTGATGGCCTTGGCTGGGTGTCGGCCCTCCTTTCCCTCTGCCACCGAGAGaagtccagttttcccaggatcAGATTTACTGCGCAGATGGATGACATAGATCCCTCCCAAGTCATCTTGCACAGTTGGGGTCATATTATCGTATTGGGACATGACAGGCCCTTTCACCTTCTGCCGAGCACGGCTCTCTCTCCGGATGGATTGCATGCGGTACTTTTCCATGTCCTCAAGATCCCATGATGCGTAGGTGTGCTTTACATCAGCAGTTGGAGGCATGTTGACAACATTATGGTCATTACCAGAGAAGTAGCCAGTCACGTTGGCCCGGGGACGTGAAGGTAAACCAGCATAACTGTACAAGTTCTTTCCTTGCAGCCTAGGATTGTAGAAAGCAAAATCGCGATTGGGCAGGCGGTGAAGGGGTCTCAGCTGGACTGTGCTATAGGCATCCACATCACACAGGGCCCCATCGGGACTGTAATAGGAACTGGATGCACTGGAATAAGGGCTATACCGGTAGTGGACCCGTCCATTCTCAAAGTAAGGCTGAAGCTGAGTTACGTGATAATCTGAGCGGGCCTGGGAGGACTGATATGGCTTATATTGGTACAGGGGTCTTGGGCAGTAGGCTGGTTCATCATCTGGGGGAACTTCTGTCCGTGAAATGGGAACAGAGCGAATCATGGAAGACGGAGGGGCATGGAGAGACTGTACTCTCCGGATAGTAGGATACGGTGGAATATCTTCAGGGTAACAAGTACTCCTAACCGAGGAGCTCAAAGAAGACACATACTCAATCCGGCTGCATGGCTTGGAGTGGTGCCCAGATGCGTTTCTTCCTGGTGCCACATACGTGTTATAACGAGGACCCATGGAGGCTGGTGGCTCTGACCTGGCACCATACACTTGGTGTGGCTCTAATTTATTGTGGTGTGGAGGTACACTCTGGGGACGGTACTGGCAGTTTGGAGTCATACTGAAATGCAAACAGTTTTCTGGACCAAAGGGCTCAGTGGCGACATCAGGCCTCACAAAGGAGGAGTAAGCTGTTTTCTGAGAAGCATGCTTAGGTTGTGGGACAGGAAGTGGTAAAGGCAACACATCGTCCACAGAGGCGGATGAAGTAGTGACAAAGGAATGATAATTTGAACTGCTGGTGGCATCTGCACTGCTGAAGTGGATGGCAGCAGCGATCTTGCTCTCCATCGTCCTCGTGGGAGGAACCGGTGCAGTGAAGCCACACGAGTGCACAGGGACAGACTCGGCACGCAGGTGCAGCAGCGGGGCCCTGCCGCCTTCCCGCACTTTCTcaggcaggcctggctgggcagCAGGAGCAGCCATGGGACACTGAGCAGCTGCACTGCCCTCACTGAGGAAAGCAGATGCAGGGTCGTCCATGGCTCGGGCTTCAGGTGGCCTCTCTGGAGCTGGAACTACTCCTTGAACCTATTGAAAGATGATAATATTATGAGTCTGCTTTTTATGCCCTGCTATGGCATCAAATACTATTAAATCTGTTACTCATATGTTGAGGCTGCCTGGGGAGAGAAGTAGTTGGTAAATGTAGTTTCCTCCACTAAGGACTAGAAATTTAAGTCCTTCTAGTTCATGGTGACCACAAAAAAACCTTTGGCACTTTTTTGAAAAACGAGAAACTTAGGAAGAAACGTTAGCATTCTGCACACTATATTCTCTCATCAAAACAAGTGCTTGAATATGGAACAATCTGCTCATTAATGctgtgaaaacaacaaaaaatcctagGGAACAGTAATTTCTTATACTTCTCAAAATGTGCAAGGCAGCGTTTACAGATGACATTTGAGAAGGAAATATCTTCATTGTGTAGATGTGAATTAACTGGCAGAGGGTGATtaacaacttgcccaaagtcacaatgAGTCAGTGATAaagttggcaaaaaaaaaaaaaaaaaatcgaaaacaaaaacccacaaccTTGACACTTAAAGCCTACTTTGTCTCATTTGATCATGACTTTTTAGTGTTCACTTTAGGAAGAAATGGTAGCAGGTATAGTTAAACTACAGCCATCTAGTAACTACTcctttctcagagaaaaaaataccatcaaGGTAAAGGCAGATTCCAACCTCAAATAGGAATTGCTTCATGGAAACCTGTCCCAGGACCTAAATGTAAATGTTGTATGTCACTCAAAGATAACAATACACCCTGCTGAAAAATGACCTAACTTTGGAAAAAGTATATTTCACCTCCCTGACTTCCTCCCCTCTTACCTTGTGGGAATTAGTTAATCCTATACTGGTTGCTGCTTGTACCTGTCCCACGACTGGAGGCTGCTCTGTTGACCTttgggaaggaggtgggggaagggggcgATTAGTTCTATGTGTGCGCTGAACGGTGGCAGCAGCAAAATTGGCAGAAGGGGGCGGTTCAACCACATCCCAGCTGGCTTCCCTGCTGCTCATTTCAGCTATTTCTGGAGTAGCTGTCATGTAAGTCAAGGTGGCTGTGCTGGTATTCTCTTCAGGGGACCCAGAAGGAGGGTAGATTTTGTCCCTAGGCAAATTAGAAGGTGTGGGAGATTTGTCTGCAAGTTCCGAAGGGCGATGAGGTTTATCCACACTTGCACCAAGGTGAGAAGGAGGTTGCTCTCCGCTGTAGAAATGCAGTGGAGGCTGGTCCTGATCCAGGAAGGAGACAGTCAGCATACTGTTCTTCCCAGACTGGTCTTCGGGGAAACGTATGTGATCATCAGACTTCTCTGAGTCTGTTAAGGGAACTGAAGTAATTCTGGCCTTTTCTGGGTCCCCAGATAAATAGGTTCTATGTGGCTGATTCCCTGACAAGTCTAATTGGTGGTGCTGCTCCCCACAGTCAGATGTGTTAGAATGGGTAGGATCCCCAGCTGTTGCTGTCTCTGGTAGAGGCTGGTCACAGTTGCCTGGTGTTCCATTCTGGAGCTGCAACTGCTCTGCTGGTCGATCTGTTTGGAAATAGGCCTTATCTAGGGCAACAGCAGAGTAAGAACTGGGCAGTTTATCTTCAGTTGTAGCCACCACTATGTCTCCATAATTTGTATACCCAGCCTGAGAAGTCCCTGGTCTCTTCAGTGACTGAGTTGAGGCTTGCTGTGCAGACTCAGCTAATGCTAGCGCCAACATTCGGGCAACATTTTTCGGAGGCGGTGGTGGTGGGATAAGAGAGACTGAACTGACAGGAACGGACTCCTGAGGGGGATCATGGGCAACTGCTCCTAGTgggaaattgggaaaaaaaatgagagtgaaaagGTAGCTTATGTTATCCTATATGGAAAGCCAAACACTCCCCATTTGATCATTAAAAAATAGGTGCCTTCCATATTCAAAATGGCAATCCATGATCTTCTATCCCACATGCAAATGCTGTAGAAAACACATCTGGttcaaaaggaaaactaaaacaaagagtGTTTAAAGATTGCAATCTCCTCTTGAATTGCTACAGGATGGGGGTAAAAAAAAGCCGGGCCCTCACCTGTCAGAGAAATGATCGCTTAGAAAACAAGCTTCAAGTGCTTGCAGATTGTTACTATGAACAGTTTTTACATTTGATGGTGTAGGCTGGTTGGTTAACTTGTAAGgctataataaagatattttattagaagagaaaacagaatcaaGAACTATGCAGTTGTGCAAAAATTATCCACGAATTCTCACTGTCCAAAGAGATAAGGGGACTTTTGTGAAGGTTTGAAGCAGGACCACTGGCCCCTTTGGggagttttgtttgattttaatttagGGCTTTGCGCCATCAGCACTATCCATAAAAGCATTCTCTTTGATTAAAGGCTAGCTGTGGAGCACATTTCTCTCTTAAAAGGCACAGATGGCACACAGGATTGAAGATCCCTCTTAACTTaaagaaagaatggagaaaaacaaacGGTACCTGTCTGAGTCTGTCCAGAAGCTACAGCCTTACTCTGACTGCTTGAGGCAGACTGCTCCTCTTTCCCTGGCAATTCTACTTCTTCAGCAGCCACCTGGTCCAGGGGCTGGACTTCAGAGTCACATCCTTCTTGGGCCTCTCTctcatttgttttcatctttacTATCTCGGTGGGGGATCTATTTGTGACATCCTTTTCTTCAATGCTTTTGTCCCAGGTTGGAGATGATGCATTCTGAGCTGCAGTATTTGAGACTGTACCAATGACATCTGACACCCGAGGTGGAAGGGTCACTGAAATTGGCTCAGATATGTTCATAGAAGGTGATTTGCTTAATTTCCGTCCTATCTTCGGAGAGAAAGCATACACGACCTTTTCAGTAAATGAGGATGGCTTAGATGATTTATCCTCAGTTGGGCTCAAGTCCAGGGTAAAGAATGGACTCAGCTTCTCCTGAAGAGGAGAAACAGGTTCAGAACTTGCAGTGCTTCCTGGAGTCTGAGACTGGCTACCACCTGCTTCTGCATCCTTTTTATTGGCACTTGGTTTATCCTTGGAGTATCCTAATGAATCTAAAAAGGAAGCACCACTCTCCAGACACTCTGATTCGGCCTTAGGAGGACTACATTGAAAGGACATTGGATCAAAATCCAGGCTGGCTACCCCAATGTCTGGTGGGCTCAAGTCAACATCCTCAGCTGAATGAGGAGACACAAGAGCTGGAATATGGAGCAGCCCTGTCTCCTCCTCACTCTCGTTGTCATGGGGCAGATTGTCATAGGAATTACAGCGGTTCCCCAGCATTTCTCCATTAAAAGAGGCAGACAGTGCATCACTGCTAGATCTGGGTCTTCTAGGTCGGAAGAGCTTGGAATCACCTGGTAGAAATGGATAACAAAGCCAAAGTATGAGTGTCATAGGATACACAACACTATGATGAGTCACCTACTTAGTACAGCAGTAACTTACTACATAGGGTAAATAAATGtgacttctcattttctttctggaagtCTTCTCTCAGTGCACACAGATCATTTAAACTTGAGATAAGAGAACTCTCAAACCAAATgctaaataacaaatatttgctataaTCGGAGGGAGAATGCA
Protein-coding regions in this window:
- the ARHGAP32 gene encoding rho GTPase-activating protein 32 isoform X1, with product MKSSVHSEEDDFVPELHRNVHPRERPDWEETLSAMARGADVPEIPGDLTLKTCGSTASMKVKHVKKLPFTKGHFPKMAECAHFHYENVEFGSIQLSLSEEQNEAMKNGCESKELVYLVQIACQGKSWIVKRSYEDFRVLDKHLHLCIYDRRFSQLSELPRSDTLKDSPESVTQMLMAYLSRLSAIAGNKINCGPALTWMEIDNKGNHLLVHEESSINTPAVGAAHVIKRYTARAPDELTLEVGDIVSVIDMPPKVLSTWWRGKHGFQVGLFPGHCVELINQKVPQSVTNSVPKPVSKKHGKLITFLRTFMKSRPTKQKLKQRGILKERVFGCDLGEHLLNSGFEVPQVLQSCTAFIERYGIVDGIYRLSGVASNIQRLRHEFDSEHVPDLTKEPYVQDIHSVGSLCKLYFRELPNPLLTYQLYEKFSDAVSAATDEERLIKIHDVIQQLPPPHYRTLEFLMRHLSLLADYCSITNMHAKNLAIVWAPNLLRSKQIESACFSGTAAFMEVRIQSVVVEFILNHVDVLFSGKISAVMQEGAASLSRPKSLLVSSPSTKLLTLEEAQARTQAQVNSPIVTENKYIEVGEGPAALQGKFHTIIEFPLERKRPQNKMKKSPVGSWRSFFNLGKSSSVSKRKLQRNESEPSEMKAMALKGGRAEGTLRSAKSEESLTSLHAVDGDSKLFRPRRPRSSSDALSASFNGEMLGNRCNSYDNLPHDNESEEETGLLHIPALVSPHSAEDVDLSPPDIGVASLDFDPMSFQCSPPKAESECLESGASFLDSLGYSKDKPSANKKDAEAGGSQSQTPGSTASSEPVSPLQEKLSPFFTLDLSPTEDKSSKPSSFTEKVVYAFSPKIGRKLSKSPSMNISEPISVTLPPRVSDVIGTVSNTAAQNASSPTWDKSIEEKDVTNRSPTEIVKMKTNEREAQEGCDSEVQPLDQVAAEEVELPGKEEQSASSSQSKAVASGQTQTGAVAHDPPQESVPVSSVSLIPPPPPPKNVARMLALALAESAQQASTQSLKRPGTSQAGYTNYGDIVVATTEDKLPSSYSAVALDKAYFQTDRPAEQLQLQNGTPGNCDQPLPETATAGDPTHSNTSDCGEQHHQLDLSGNQPHRTYLSGDPEKARITSVPLTDSEKSDDHIRFPEDQSGKNSMLTVSFLDQDQPPLHFYSGEQPPSHLGASVDKPHRPSELADKSPTPSNLPRDKIYPPSGSPEENTSTATLTYMTATPEIAEMSSREASWDVVEPPPSANFAAATVQRTHRTNRPLPPPPSQRSTEQPPVVGQVQAATSIGLTNSHKVQGVVPAPERPPEARAMDDPASAFLSEGSAAAQCPMAAPAAQPGLPEKVREGGRAPLLHLRAESVPVHSCGFTAPVPPTRTMESKIAAAIHFSSADATSSSNYHSFVTTSSASVDDVLPLPLPVPQPKHASQKTAYSSFVRPDVATEPFGPENCLHFSMTPNCQYRPQSVPPHHNKLEPHQVYGARSEPPASMGPRYNTYVAPGRNASGHHSKPCSRIEYVSSLSSSVRSTCYPEDIPPYPTIRRVQSLHAPPSSMIRSVPISRTEVPPDDEPAYCPRPLYQYKPYQSSQARSDYHVTQLQPYFENGRVHYRYSPYSSASSSYYSPDGALCDVDAYSTVQLRPLHRLPNRDFAFYNPRLQGKNLYSYAGLPSRPRANVTGYFSGNDHNVVNMPPTADVKHTYASWDLEDMEKYRMQSIRRESRARQKVKGPVMSQYDNMTPTVQDDLGGIYVIHLRSKSDPGKTGLLSVAEGKEGRHPAKAISPEGDDRFYRKHPEPELDRAHHHGGYGNTQPEKPSLPQKQSSLRNRKLHDMGCSLPEHRAHQEASHRQFCESKNGPPYPQGTGQLDYGPKGIPDTSEPVSYHNSGAKYATSGQESLRLNHKEVRLSRELERPWARQPPAPEKHSRDCYREEEHLTQSMVPPPKPERSHSLKLHHTQNVERDPSMLYQYQPHGKRQSNMTVVSQYDNLEDYHSLPQHQRGGFGGGDMGTFVSPGFPHPQSRTYATALGQGAFLPTELSLQHPETQIHAE